The DNA segment tttttttgttttactaccACACGGCCAAGGGTCATACgtggtcattaaaaaaaaaaaaaaaaagcaattctaCACAtgctttttattatatatatatatatatatatatataaataaagccttacatggtcattttttttctcccaaaaaaGCCTTAGCCTTACTATACAATTTGAGATTGTAAAGAGATAGCTGCACCTGGAGACTCGtgtaaaaaaaatgggtgaaaacaatgagaacATGACAATATGCTGAGGGTAACAGCTCATAGcaacgtttttatttttttgaatgggGGAAGAAaataacttctttttttttttaaacaatgtatttaatttataaaATCTCAATTATGAAGAACTAACTGAACAAGttaattttaaaatgtgtactgaactttgaactagttcatgtagaaaatgaactttcccaATACTGACACTAATAATTAAATGACACATGATAAAGAGTAAAAGTATTGCTACATAGCCTGTCCAAACGTTGCTaaacatttcttttcatttctgAAATGGTTAAATCGCCTCAAAATAGATGTTGGCATGAAGCTCGCACTCAAAGCCTCTATTTGGAGGAATTGTTTATTAGTTCTCAAACTGCTGCTTACTTTTTTTACTTCCATCATAGAGCGACACTCGAATCTGTCTCTTTTGATCTCttattttttctttaatgaTACATTTTCCTGTATGGCTGCTACAGGTCATGCAGGAAGGAGGATTTGTATCCATATTATTGTGGAATAACACTGTAGTTTCATATACTGCCACCAGGGCCGTTTATGAATATTGATTGAAACTTGCAGTCAGCCAGAACGAGGGCCACTCGCATCGCAAGTTATCGCTGTACAGCGAACTTCGACTTTTCGCTGGTCTCGGCACCGAGTCGTGCTACGACAATCCGCAAGTAGTTGACGGTGACACCCAGCAAAACTGCTTAGAGAGATCACAAGAAGGCAAAGGAGCAATTTTGTGTCAACTCCCTTCAGCAAAGTGATTTTTTCCTGTAAATaacataaaagcaaaaaaaattgaaaaagccAAATTGTGATTAAGCACAGGTACACACAGAAAACATTGCTGCGTGAACCCCATTAACACAatgtccttttcttttttttttttttttaaattgctgctTACATTTGAAGTCAGTTTTTCAAAGTGCCTTACAAAGCGTTTCCTCTTGCGGGCAGTCAGGAGGGTCTCAAAATATCCAAGTCGGAATAAGCAAGCTTATCCCTCGTGAGGCAGGGAGGTCCAGGGCTGCATCAGGGCTCTAATTTAGCACCCACGTCTGAACAAGGACACCCTGGGACACACACATTACAACCGGGGGGGAGAGGGAGGGGCTTCCTCCTATATAAAACCCGGCTTGTCGTCTCATTTAGAGTCAAACCTCTGAGAAATCACTGCTTGTCTAAGAAGTTATGCGTGTCTCCATGCATCCAACGCTGCGGCGGCATGGCCACGTCGTTCAGGTGGCCGCAGGCCTCCTTGCTGCATTTGCACGACTGGATGAACATGGCAGACCTCCGTAGGCGCTGGCCGTCCGGGCAGACCAGGTCGATTGGCAGGGTGCGGGTGCGTCGCGGCGAGCAGCAGCGTCCGTCCGAACAATGGCCGCAGAAGTTTGGCCGGTAGAAGCGCACGCTCAGGCATTGGCCAAAGGACAGGCGGAGCGGCGATGGGGATTTTTGCATGGCGGAGCACTTCTTGCCTCTCTGTAgttggaaaaataacacaaaaagtATGTGACACACAATACATAACACATTTGTGCAATTGTGCCTTGGATCTCATTGAAAAGAATGAAAAtctgatttttgttttcctaacaggCTTGCGCAATACAGATTTTACTATGCATTGTAATTAATAGCTATgatgtttcagaaaaaaaataatccacctTGTTGGTGGATGTAAAATTTCACTGCAGACACTTAAAGCTAAGCAAGCATGGCAAAGAGCTCCCGGTGTATTTCCAACACAGACGGGCCAGCACACGGGAGCTTAGCTATGGACAGTTGCTTGGCAGGAATGGCCTGGCtgtgtggagggagggagggagggagggaggctgcCTATATACACACTAAAATTAACTCAAACTCACTGGCAGAGCAAATAAGCTCTGTGCAGTACAATAGCATGAACATGGTGAAAGCTTCTAAAACCAGAAATGCACAACAGTAAAATTGATTTTTGTCAAAGGAAGTAGTGGTCCATTCATCTCGACATCTCCAAAAGTAGTTCTCATACTTTgtgaggtcctgggttcctgcagttttttattttttattttggaggGGTGTAAAGTGTCCTGACCAGAATTATAATAGTTCTAAAATTTCATTGTAgtttatgtacgtatgtatttgtttttattttactttgtaGAGAAAGTAAAACTAGAAAGTAGGTTTATGAAATCAAACAAGGTCAGATAAGAGATTGTACGATTTTCTGCGGTCAGATGTTATCATAAGGTGTGGAGGTTATTTGATAAGCGGCAATAGGCTATaatatggagagagagagagagagagagagagagagagagagagagagagagagagagagagacagacagagagacgacacacacacacgcacaaaatatTCCTCAAGGTTACCTTGCTCGGAAAAGGTAGTACGGCGCTGCAGGGCCGCACCATACAGAGTCTGGTCTCTCTTTCCAGCTTGCACCCGGGGTTCTTGTTGGTTAGGCGGGAGGAGATGCCCGTCCCGCAGCTACGTGAGCACTGGGACCAATCGGTGGTGAGGACAGGGCATTTCTCCTGGTGGCCCCACACTGAAAAGAATcacagaaaaacacatttacaaTGTGCCTCTGTGTCATCTTCAAGTTATGATGtgattttaaaaacttttatttgacttttgacACTAAAAATGTGCACCCAGAAATATGGCCAAAAATTAgaatctttcttttttaaaagcGTATTTACAGTAGTCAGCCAGATATTGTCATCTCACCTGGCAGGTGTTTGTAGCCACGTTCGGCCTCCCAGCCACTCGCCTTAACGGGCGCAATCTCATTGGTCACCGGCAGATCGTTTCCATCCAGCCGAGGGGCGGGACGGCGCTCCGGTTTGTGTTGCCGTCTCTTTGGAACAAACCACAAGAACAATTTGCTGGAATCTTTTGGAATGGATATCAACTATTATGTCGATTCAGCGTAATTGCGAGGCTAACTTTGATCCAGACGTGCTAACTATCAGGGAATTTGTGCCATTTTTGTAATCAATTTGCAAAACAAACCTTTTGATTATCTTTGTTTGGAAGGCGCCATGTGTTTTTGTGGCAGTCAACAGTGAAGCAGCACTGTCCGGGTATCCTGATCAGTTGTGGGAAGGGGCACGACGGCGAGGCCGGGGGCAGGTTGTGGTCGCAAAGTGGTGCGCAGCCCACCGCCCCATCCATGCAGGTACACTGGTGCTTACAACCCACGTGGAAGTTCTCGCCATTCTGGTAGATCCTACCGCTGTAGTCGCACGTACGTCCTTCCGATTTGGCTGGGGAAATGatgattagcattagcattagcatgtgtCATAATTAGCATTTATGTTGCAGTACTTTGACGGATACTGATTAATATTAGTGCTGTACTGATGAGCTGAAAATCCAGACAATTgaaatttgtgttgaataattcAACTTCTGAAGTAATTCTTCAATCCTTTCGGCACGTTGAGCAACAAATGGCATCAAAGTGACTGCTGCACTTCTGAAATGTGTCTCCGGTAACACACAACACAATAACTTTCCATGGCAACAACAGTTTCGACTGAAAGGTCAATGGAACTGAGGAGACAGGAATTGTCAGACTACTTGTCTCCAATGCAAGAAGGAGCTGCTATTCATAGTTTGTACAGCAGCTCTGGCATGACGCTTATTTTTATCTCCATTACTTTTGCCCCCCCATCAAACATCTCGGTCACAAGCTGTTGTGTGTAACGGTAGCTCAAACACACACTTTCAAAAGCCTTTTTTAGCATCACAAGAGAGGGAATGCCCCAACTTCTTACCTCGGCACACCCCCCAGGCCTCCGTGACGTCGTTGCCGTAATTGCACTCCAACCCTTTGTGATGGTCACATGGTTTCACGGGACTGCAGTCTTGGTTGAGTTGTGCAGCACACACTTTACAGCACCCGCATCCATCTGGGATGGTGCTAACCCCCGGAGGGCACACTGGGTGGCCCGCGGGACACTCACAAGTCATCGGACAGATAGCCATTACCTGGATCAAACACATGAGCAGATATCAAGAACAAGTTTATATAAGATTCCTTACGTTACAATTCTGACCAggaatgctaacatgctaagagTTGTTATGCTATGATATAATAACATAGCAACCTGagcaaaaaaagcattttaggCAAATAGGTAGCAtttctgaaaggaaaaaaaaaaaaaaaagctaaatgaaGATGAagcattattttttctttgagggTCACCTAAAATGATCTGGCGGGCAATATCTGGCCCCCATGCCTTAAATTTAACACcagtcattttgttttatatCTTGCCTTGTTGTCAGGTACCATTTTATGTTAGAAAGTATAACCAACATTCCTCCAAGTTTGTCCAACACGAACGATTTGATAGCCTGGAAAGTGAGGAAATAATATCCTACCTGTGAGACGAAGGCTGTTGTCAGCAAAAAAAGACACATTAAACATTCCATGTTAATTAAATAAGGTTATGCATATATTATTTCAAGCTCGGCTCCACTGAAGGATGGTCAGTTTTAAATGTCTCAGACCCTTTTCGGGTCTTGGTCCAAGTGTTCCCCACAGGGACAAGCAGCCTAAACACCTATTTATACCACCTGACAGgccccgcccctctcttcactgtCAGCCAATAGGTGTGCAGGGATTGAGCCCGACATTCCAAATGGGTATGGCTTTACCACAGAAGTAATTTTCTATTGGGAATGAATGGAGCCATTCATATAAAAGCAGGGCCactctgtgtgtttattttatgggttaaaaattaaaatgtaacAGGCCCTTTTCAAGTCACATTCCTGCCTTTGTGGCCAGCACTCTGCAAGAGCTGTGTAAATATATTCAGCTGGTAACATTCAGGAGACCTccacttttggaaaaaaagtggGGAGGGACGGAATTCCCA comes from the Syngnathus scovelli strain Florida chromosome 5, RoL_Ssco_1.2, whole genome shotgun sequence genome and includes:
- the LOC125968876 gene encoding CCN family member 1; translated protein: MECLMCLFLLTTAFVSQVMAICPMTCECPAGHPVCPPGVSTIPDGCGCCKVCAAQLNQDCSPVKPCDHHKGLECNYGNDVTEAWGVCRAKSEGRTCDYSGRIYQNGENFHVGCKHQCTCMDGAVGCAPLCDHNLPPASPSCPFPQLIRIPGQCCFTVDCHKNTWRLPNKDNQKRRQHKPERRPAPRLDGNDLPVTNEIAPVKASGWEAERGYKHLPVWGHQEKCPVLTTDWSQCSRSCGTGISSRLTNKNPGCKLERETRLCMVRPCSAVLPFPSKRGKKCSAMQKSPSPLRLSFGQCLSVRFYRPNFCGHCSDGRCCSPRRTRTLPIDLVCPDGQRLRRSAMFIQSCKCSKEACGHLNDVAMPPQRWMHGDTHNFLDKQ